The following is a genomic window from Methanosphaera cuniculi.
TACTATAAGTTTTATGTTTATATTATCAGCTAGATCATGTAGTGGATATGTTACACTCATTCCATGTACATCCATATATCTATCTGATTCTTTTATCTCATCAACTTCTAGAACTTCTATATGTCCAGGTTTACTTTGTAGTTCTGCAATATCTATTATTATGATGTTTTTCCATTTATCCTCAGGTAGTGTGAAGATGTAGTGTGGAGCACTTGTTGCTCCATCTATAAGATGTGTATCTCCAGGAAATTCTATATTATGTTCTTTCATATAATTTATTACTTCAGGTCCTAGTCCATCGTCTTTATAGAGTATATTTCCGCATCCTACAATTAGATTTTCATGATTATATGACAAGTTATATTCTCCCCTTTTTTTTGCATGTCTTTTTAAAGATTATAATTGTATCATTTCATTTTTAAGTACTTCTTTGGTTTCATCATCACGTACTATCATGTGTGTTGCACAAGAAAGACATGGGTCATATCCTCGTATTACATCTGGTGCATAATCATGGTGGAATCCTTCTGTTGCAAGTCCCATGGTTGGTATGTTCCATGTTGTTGGTACAATTGCACGGTAATCTGAGATATATCCTTCTGGTGATACTTTTGCTGTATGTATATTTGTTCCACGTGGTCCTTCTATAAATCCTACTCCCATATGGTCTGTTCCTTTTATTTCGAATTTTGCCATTACAGATGCTGATGTATCTAGTTGATCTACTAGTTCTAGTATTCTATTAGCAGCAGTTATCATTTCTTCTGCACGTGCTAGGTTTTGTGCTTTTGTTCCTCGTTCTTTGAATTTTCTGAATTTTTCTGCTCTTGCTCTTGGTCCTGTTTCAACTACTTCTCCACGATATAGTGGTATTTGTGTACATGCTCGTTTTCCAATTTTTTCTGTGTCATACCAGGATTCTGGTAGTATTTCTTCAATATCTTGCATTGAGTATGCTGTGTTAGATCCATAGGTGTTTGATGATGCAAATACAGGTTGTTTATGTTCTCCTAGATGTTTTGGTAGTTCTTTTTCTTCAATGAAGGTTGCCATCATTTCTACATGTTCTTTAAGTAAATTCATCATTCCTTGGATTCTAGTTTTTACTTTGTTTTTTGCATTTTTGGTTATGTTATGTGCCATTCCACCAATTCTTATATCTGATGGGTGTATTCCTTCACCACCTACTATGTCTTCTACAAATTGGGAGTGTTTTCTTATTTCTGATACGTTTCGTATTACATCATCCCTTTGATCTTCTGGTACATAGTCAGGTGCTATTAGAAATTGGTGTATTGCATGTGAATTTATGATGTGTGCATTTAGACACATTTCACGTAGGTATTTTGCATTTTTTGGTATGTCTATTTTTAGAGAATCATCTATTGCTTCTACTGATGCAAGGGTATGTGTTACTGGACATACTCCACATATTCTTTGTACAAGTATTGGTGCTGTTTCTGGTCTTTTTCCAACTACCATTTTTTCTAGTCCACGTACTGGTGTGATACTAAAATAGCGTCCTGTAGTTACGATTCCTTCTTCATCAACTTCCATTGATAGTTCTGCATGTCCCTCTTGTCTGGTGGTAGGGGATATTACTATTGTTTCACTCACGTTAAATCACCTATTATTTGTTTTTTTTTTAAAATATTGTTTCTTTTATAGTGTTTTTTTTTTTATGTCGAGAAAATTTTTTTTTTTAATTTATTTATAAAGCAGTTATTTTTTTTTAAAGGTTTTTTTTATGTGTTAAATTTTTCAAAGTATGAAGTATATTTCCGACATTTATAGTATATTAAATATATTTGTTAATAGCTATTAATAAAACTACTCTAAAAATCATGATAAATTATTTAATAATCGTTACAAAATTAGATTTATTTTAAATAAAATTAAATAGAAGAAAATGAGAATAAAAAAAAGAGTATTTTAAAAAAGAAAAGATGAGTATTATATAATTATCTTATTTATCATCTTCATCTTTTCTAATTTTACGAATATCAAGTTCACAACGAGCAGTAAC
Proteins encoded in this region:
- the frhD gene encoding coenzyme F420-reducing hydrogenase, FrhD protein; amino-acid sequence: MSYNHENLIVGCGNILYKDDGLGPEVINYMKEHNIEFPGDTHLIDGATSAPHYIFTLPEDKWKNIIIIDIAELQSKPGHIEVLEVDEIKESDRYMDVHGMSVTYPLHDLADNINIKLIVCQPEDVPLEMEMGLSETLENKIPEIVELTKKTLDEMIQK
- the frhA gene encoding coenzyme F420 hydrogenase subunit alpha, giving the protein MSETIVISPTTRQEGHAELSMEVDEEGIVTTGRYFSITPVRGLEKMVVGKRPETAPILVQRICGVCPVTHTLASVEAIDDSLKIDIPKNAKYLREMCLNAHIINSHAIHQFLIAPDYVPEDQRDDVIRNVSEIRKHSQFVEDIVGGEGIHPSDIRIGGMAHNITKNAKNKVKTRIQGMMNLLKEHVEMMATFIEEKELPKHLGEHKQPVFASSNTYGSNTAYSMQDIEEILPESWYDTEKIGKRACTQIPLYRGEVVETGPRARAEKFRKFKERGTKAQNLARAEEMITAANRILELVDQLDTSASVMAKFEIKGTDHMGVGFIEGPRGTNIHTAKVSPEGYISDYRAIVPTTWNIPTMGLATEGFHHDYAPDVIRGYDPCLSCATHMIVRDDETKEVLKNEMIQL